One part of the Treponema sp. OMZ 787 genome encodes these proteins:
- a CDS encoding tetratricopeptide repeat protein: MSDIKHKKELANMDKLDETTGIFTNNTEKENPALEETDFLNSPAFNEDIFNTEDSKQIEISELSKQAYSLLKGNSINEAINVFKKILELDPTNNYALVGLGDAERKNNRFNDAVQFYKQCLEHHPGNNYALFGLADCYKSMNQFPKAIAIWEEYLKFDDKNITVLTRVADAYRKTKEFDKAEKLYLKVLEKSPKNAYALIGLGHLNYDFKKYREALVYWEKVMESSGEFVDIRILTSIGNCYRKMKLFDRGVYYFERALERSPDNFYGLFGLADCYRGLNQQYNSIVYWKKILQLDPNNKVILTRIGDAYRSMNDFEKAKENYQKALDIDFDSYAMLGLAILCKLQQKYDQAITTLTHLKDTEDTNYRVYLELAQCYIEKKEKQKAIETLTDFQKLGIKNQTISDLLFELTKNDH; encoded by the coding sequence ATGTCAGACATCAAACATAAGAAAGAATTAGCCAATATGGATAAGCTGGATGAAACTACAGGAATTTTCACAAACAACACAGAAAAAGAGAATCCAGCCCTTGAAGAAACGGATTTTTTAAATAGTCCGGCTTTTAATGAAGACATCTTTAACACAGAGGATTCAAAACAAATAGAAATTTCGGAACTTTCAAAACAAGCCTATTCGCTTTTAAAAGGCAACAGTATTAATGAAGCTATAAATGTTTTTAAAAAAATATTAGAGCTTGATCCTACAAATAATTATGCCTTAGTCGGATTAGGCGATGCCGAGCGTAAAAACAATAGATTTAATGACGCAGTACAATTCTATAAGCAATGCCTTGAACATCATCCCGGCAATAACTATGCTCTTTTCGGTCTTGCAGATTGCTATAAATCAATGAACCAATTTCCAAAAGCTATCGCAATATGGGAAGAATACCTTAAATTTGACGATAAAAACATTACCGTCTTAACACGTGTTGCCGACGCTTACCGAAAAACCAAGGAATTCGACAAGGCTGAAAAACTGTATTTAAAAGTATTGGAAAAATCTCCTAAAAATGCTTATGCCCTAATCGGTTTGGGACACCTAAATTATGACTTTAAAAAATATAGGGAAGCCCTTGTCTATTGGGAAAAAGTGATGGAATCAAGCGGGGAATTTGTCGATATACGAATCCTAACTTCAATCGGAAACTGTTACCGTAAAATGAAACTTTTTGATAGGGGCGTATATTATTTTGAAAGAGCTCTTGAAAGGTCGCCCGACAACTTCTACGGACTTTTCGGTTTAGCCGACTGCTACCGAGGCTTAAACCAGCAGTATAATTCTATAGTATATTGGAAAAAAATACTTCAACTGGATCCTAACAACAAGGTTATTTTAACACGAATAGGCGATGCCTACCGCAGTATGAATGATTTTGAAAAGGCAAAAGAAAACTATCAAAAAGCTCTGGATATTGACTTTGATTCATACGCAATGTTGGGCCTTGCAATATTGTGTAAGCTGCAGCAAAAATATGATCAGGCGATCACAACCCTAACTCACCTCAAAGATACAGAGGATACAAATTACAGGGTATATCTTGAACTTGCTCAATGCTATATCGAAAAGAAAGAAAAACAAAAGGCAATAGAAACTTTAACCGATTTTCAAAAACTTGGAATCAAAAATCAGACAATTTCAGACCTGCTTTTTGAATTGACAAAAAATGACCACTAA
- the rlmN gene encoding 23S rRNA (adenine(2503)-C(2))-methyltransferase RlmN: protein MTTKKNEASLSGMIPEEIQSFCGLKDKFRAEQVFRWIASGVQSFDEMTNISLDMRSALAKDFSLFSTKIKEALKDKDGTIKLAVELYDGAVIETVLLTDKAKRKTACVSCQAGCPMKCAFCKTGQIGFLRNLSASEIVEQFLHLEKEAGTLDNIVFMGMGEPMLNLSEINKAINILAHPKGRNLSKRRITISTSGLCNGIYEMADKGPEVRLAVSLTTADETLRTELMPVNKTNSLGELKQAIKYFNSKSNKRVTLELALMKGLNTDKKAAGQVIEFAKGLECFINLIPWNPVEGLNFKTPSETEVRNFEAYLKKAGLNISTRQKRGRSIAGACGQLGSTSTKIRTIQN from the coding sequence ATGACCACTAAAAAAAATGAAGCATCTCTTTCAGGAATGATTCCTGAAGAGATTCAAAGCTTCTGCGGTCTAAAAGATAAATTCCGAGCCGAACAAGTTTTTCGGTGGATAGCTTCAGGAGTACAGAGCTTTGATGAAATGACCAACATTTCATTGGATATGCGCTCTGCCCTCGCAAAAGATTTTTCTTTATTTTCGACCAAAATAAAAGAGGCTTTAAAAGACAAAGACGGTACAATAAAGCTGGCTGTAGAGCTTTATGACGGAGCCGTAATAGAAACCGTATTATTGACAGATAAAGCAAAACGGAAAACAGCCTGTGTTTCATGTCAGGCAGGCTGCCCCATGAAATGTGCTTTTTGTAAAACCGGACAGATAGGCTTTTTAAGAAACCTATCGGCTTCAGAAATTGTAGAACAGTTTTTACATTTGGAAAAAGAAGCCGGAACCTTGGATAATATAGTCTTTATGGGCATGGGAGAGCCGATGCTTAATTTAAGCGAAATAAACAAGGCTATCAATATTCTTGCTCATCCTAAAGGCAGAAATCTTTCAAAGCGGCGTATAACAATTTCGACTTCAGGCCTATGCAATGGAATATACGAGATGGCAGATAAGGGGCCGGAAGTCCGGCTTGCTGTTTCATTGACAACAGCCGACGAAACATTAAGAACAGAACTCATGCCGGTAAATAAAACAAACAGCCTCGGTGAGTTAAAGCAGGCAATAAAATATTTCAACTCAAAATCGAACAAAAGGGTAACCTTAGAACTCGCCCTTATGAAGGGACTTAACACCGATAAAAAAGCGGCCGGGCAGGTTATAGAATTTGCGAAAGGCCTTGAGTGCTTTATAAATTTAATTCCTTGGAATCCTGTAGAAGGCTTAAATTTTAAAACTCCGTCAGAAACGGAAGTCCGAAACTTCGAAGCTTATCTAAAAAAGGCCGGCCTAAATATAAGCACGCGTCAAAAAAGAGGCCGGAGCATAGCAGGGGCATGCGGCCAGCTTGGCTCTACCTCAACAAAAATCAGGACAATTCAAAATTAA
- a CDS encoding EAL domain-containing protein, translated as MKKSKAKRKHSTSILSRLLVPMLFVFVIQAAVMMSMFLSSDILKKSSDNAYGVLSEKVLNRKILIENEMSNRWTRISDLHEKVLKVIKTELSRNNIDLYQLANMPELQNRVLNTILPELIYTIRRNYVTGVFFVIDAPSPLVKTNAFFYPGLYVRNEEPSSYSSINDDLVISRGSSEVVQNHNIALGVDWSPFFTIVPNSHDVAYRYFNAPIAAAMKYPNEPAKNLAFWNTLSKLDPLSDDAITYSIPIKDDAGNIYGVLGIDLSAKYIQTFLGFDELDISKKGMYCVAVHDIHNDAGTFLPIVFSSIARNLNASHIPAFKVERSNYKNVYTIEEVSIFEEKYCLAIEPFHLYQRNGMYENQEWVLIGLAPEASLLSFSVTLKKIFWQSVLVSGFLFLAGSYLSSKHISNMFTKVVLKLQNSDPRKIVNIEKMNITEIDTLIVAIENLSASVFNAASRVSTIIEKLQVPIGVFEHNILMGTVFCNSIWFKLFNIQKYSGDSVLKTDEFYKLLDHYEYYINSKDDSKTIYAIPTGAHGMVRWIRFMQTKENDKILGIALDITKEVEDRKKLELQMNYDDLTGLYNRAAFDRKITEVFKQKHLGICALVMWDLDNLKYLNDSFGHAYGDTHLMSFGKKLAMLQQDRCLVCRRSGDEFYTFFYTFSTSDEIKLILTAFWKDIQETPIVLPNGENSRLRVSAGLAWYPYDADNQADLVRYADFAMYDVKHSFKGSLHEFNLDVYKKNYIMIHGTEALNQMLERNLIEYALQPIVTSGTGDIYGYEMLMRSFAPEFKSPEDILRLAKAQSKLHKLEELTFFGAMETFVKKIEKGEISKNTKIFLNTISSQVLSEAKFFEFEERFKPYLSNIVLEITESEPLNTNFYDLKNERIRNWNAMVAIDDFGSGYSNESSLLFLSPNLVKIDMSIVRDVHKSLDKQNVLENLVSYAKKRDIIILAEGVETIDEIDVLLRFGVDLFQGYFFAKPSFDIIPIPEERIQELNRIFSLY; from the coding sequence ATGAAAAAAAGTAAAGCTAAGCGAAAACATTCTACCTCCATTTTGTCACGGCTCTTAGTTCCTATGCTTTTTGTATTTGTTATTCAAGCAGCGGTTATGATGTCGATGTTCCTAAGTTCCGATATCTTAAAAAAATCCAGCGATAATGCCTACGGTGTTTTAAGCGAAAAAGTTTTAAACCGCAAAATATTGATCGAAAATGAAATGTCTAATAGATGGACAAGAATTTCGGACTTACATGAAAAAGTTTTAAAGGTAATTAAGACTGAGTTATCCCGTAATAATATTGATCTTTATCAGCTTGCAAATATGCCTGAATTGCAAAACCGAGTTCTTAATACTATTTTACCTGAGCTTATTTATACCATAAGAAGAAACTATGTTACAGGAGTCTTTTTTGTTATAGATGCTCCCAGCCCTCTGGTAAAGACAAATGCGTTCTTTTATCCCGGTTTATATGTCAGAAACGAAGAGCCTTCATCCTATTCTTCTATAAACGATGATCTTGTTATATCGAGAGGATCTTCTGAGGTTGTGCAAAATCATAATATTGCCCTTGGTGTAGACTGGTCGCCTTTTTTTACGATAGTACCTAATAGTCATGATGTAGCTTACCGTTATTTTAATGCTCCTATTGCCGCCGCCATGAAGTATCCTAATGAGCCTGCTAAAAATCTTGCATTTTGGAATACGCTTTCTAAGCTTGATCCTTTGAGTGATGATGCGATTACATATTCTATTCCAATAAAGGATGATGCAGGAAATATTTATGGAGTGCTAGGTATAGATCTTTCTGCAAAGTATATACAAACATTTTTAGGTTTTGATGAATTGGATATTTCTAAAAAGGGAATGTACTGCGTGGCAGTGCATGATATTCATAATGATGCAGGAACTTTTTTGCCGATAGTTTTTAGCAGCATAGCTAGAAATTTGAATGCAAGCCATATTCCGGCCTTTAAAGTAGAGCGTTCCAATTATAAGAATGTTTATACGATTGAAGAGGTCTCAATTTTTGAAGAGAAGTACTGTCTGGCGATAGAGCCTTTTCATCTTTATCAGCGGAACGGAATGTACGAAAATCAAGAGTGGGTGCTGATAGGTTTGGCTCCTGAAGCCAGCCTTCTTTCATTTTCGGTAACTCTTAAAAAAATATTTTGGCAGTCTGTACTTGTGTCCGGTTTTTTGTTCTTAGCCGGTTCTTACTTATCGAGTAAACATATTTCGAATATGTTTACAAAGGTTGTATTAAAGCTGCAAAATAGTGATCCCCGAAAAATAGTAAATATCGAAAAAATGAATATAACCGAAATCGATACTCTTATTGTCGCTATAGAAAACTTAAGTGCGAGTGTGTTTAATGCTGCATCGCGTGTATCTACAATCATAGAAAAACTTCAAGTTCCTATAGGAGTTTTTGAACATAATATCTTAATGGGAACGGTTTTTTGTAATTCGATTTGGTTTAAGCTTTTTAATATTCAAAAATATTCAGGCGATTCGGTTTTGAAGACTGACGAATTTTATAAATTGCTGGATCATTATGAGTACTATATAAATTCAAAGGATGATTCTAAAACTATCTATGCTATACCGACGGGGGCTCACGGAATGGTCCGCTGGATTCGGTTTATGCAGACTAAGGAAAACGACAAAATTTTAGGTATAGCTCTTGATATTACAAAGGAAGTCGAAGACCGAAAAAAACTTGAGCTTCAAATGAACTATGATGACCTTACCGGTCTTTATAATAGAGCCGCCTTTGACAGAAAGATTACCGAAGTATTTAAGCAAAAGCATTTAGGCATCTGTGCCCTTGTAATGTGGGATCTCGATAACCTAAAATATCTAAACGATTCTTTTGGTCATGCGTACGGCGATACCCATCTTATGTCTTTTGGAAAAAAACTTGCCATGCTTCAACAGGATCGCTGTCTTGTTTGCCGCCGTTCAGGGGATGAGTTTTATACTTTCTTTTACACATTTTCGACCTCTGATGAAATAAAGCTTATCTTGACCGCTTTTTGGAAGGATATACAGGAAACACCTATAGTTCTCCCAAACGGAGAAAATTCAAGACTCCGCGTTTCTGCAGGTTTGGCTTGGTATCCTTATGATGCAGATAACCAGGCTGATTTGGTGAGATATGCAGATTTTGCAATGTATGATGTAAAACATTCGTTTAAGGGTTCTTTACATGAGTTTAACTTGGATGTTTATAAAAAGAATTATATAATGATCCATGGTACGGAAGCTCTTAATCAGATGCTTGAAAGGAATCTCATAGAATATGCCCTACAGCCGATTGTTACTTCCGGTACAGGCGATATTTACGGATATGAGATGCTTATGCGCTCTTTTGCTCCGGAATTTAAGAGCCCTGAAGATATTCTGCGTCTTGCTAAGGCTCAATCAAAACTGCATAAACTTGAAGAGCTTACTTTTTTTGGAGCAATGGAAACATTTGTTAAAAAGATAGAAAAAGGCGAAATATCGAAAAACACTAAAATATTTTTAAATACCATAAGCTCCCAGGTTTTGTCCGAAGCAAAGTTTTTTGAATTTGAAGAAAGATTTAAGCCTTATCTTTCAAATATTGTTCTTGAAATTACTGAGTCCGAACCTCTTAATACAAACTTTTATGATCTAAAAAATGAGAGAATTCGTAACTGGAATGCAATGGTTGCAATTGATGACTTTGGAAGCGGTTATAGTAACGAGTCATCTCTTTTATTTTTGTCACCCAATCTTGTAAAGATAGATATGTCTATAGTAAGGGATGTTCATAAGAGTCTCGATAAACAAAATGTATTGGAAAACCTTGTTTCCTATGCAAAGAAAAGAGATATAATAATCCTAGCTGAAGGTGTTGAAACAATAGATGAGATTGATGTATTGCTGCGGTTCGGTGTAGACTTGTTTCAGGGATACTTTTTTGCAAAGCCTTCTTTTGATATTATTCCTATACCGGAAGAAAGAATACAGGAGTTAAACAGAATTTTCTCTCTGTATTAA
- a CDS encoding extracellular solute-binding protein gives MKILKLVFFCCVCLIIFSCNRGLSKGNAVKYDLDNVLDKNDPITINVWHYYSASQKEKFDRLVDNFNASEGAKYGVYVRGIRRAGNAREISSFLSDALSQKLGADEIPDIFSAYPDTAYDFNKQDLLVDLSDFFTKKEKDEYVKSFLYSSGFGVNDEIKLFPVAKATEVFVLNKTAWKPFAEAMGVSYRDLTTWEGLVKVAELYYNWTDSLTEEPNDGRPFFGRDALSNYILTGTYELGNNIFKVLENGDVEFVLDKKTLRTCWDNYYVPYVKGFFTAKGRFRADDLKTGDIISCITSTSSSIYMPSKVIDSFGNFRLVDLEVLPIPHFRNAKRKTVVQQGAGMAVLRSNIKRETASVLFLKWFTDMQKYSEFAVSTGYLPVKKKELEVESVTAAFCSDGICILPIVQDALKVSIDTMKSLDLYFQPAFKNSDKARHILSDLLQEKAKEDRAKVVEKIKAGKSNEDALKNFIGDASFEAWFTNLEKKLFDLK, from the coding sequence ATGAAAATATTGAAGCTGGTCTTTTTTTGTTGTGTTTGTCTGATTATATTCTCATGTAATCGTGGGTTATCTAAAGGCAATGCCGTTAAGTATGATTTAGATAATGTTTTGGATAAAAATGATCCCATTACTATAAATGTTTGGCATTATTATAGTGCATCTCAAAAAGAAAAATTTGACAGGCTGGTAGATAATTTTAATGCTTCAGAGGGAGCTAAATACGGCGTTTATGTCCGCGGTATTAGAAGGGCCGGAAATGCCAGAGAAATATCTTCATTTTTATCCGATGCCCTCTCCCAAAAACTAGGGGCTGATGAAATCCCAGATATTTTTTCGGCCTATCCCGATACAGCCTATGACTTTAATAAACAAGATCTTTTGGTGGATTTGTCCGATTTTTTTACCAAAAAAGAGAAAGACGAGTATGTTAAAAGTTTTCTATATTCCTCAGGTTTTGGAGTAAATGATGAAATTAAACTCTTTCCGGTTGCAAAGGCCACTGAAGTTTTTGTTTTAAATAAAACTGCATGGAAACCCTTTGCTGAAGCGATGGGTGTTTCCTACCGAGACCTAACTACTTGGGAAGGCTTGGTAAAGGTTGCCGAATTATATTATAACTGGACGGATTCTTTAACTGAAGAGCCTAATGACGGTAGACCTTTTTTTGGGAGGGATGCCTTAAGTAATTACATTTTAACGGGTACTTATGAATTAGGCAATAATATTTTTAAAGTTTTGGAAAACGGCGATGTCGAATTTGTTTTGGATAAAAAAACTTTGAGGACTTGTTGGGATAATTATTATGTTCCTTATGTTAAAGGCTTTTTTACTGCAAAGGGCCGGTTTAGGGCTGATGATTTAAAAACAGGAGATATTATTTCCTGTATAACTTCAACTTCTTCTTCAATATATATGCCGTCTAAGGTTATAGATTCTTTTGGAAATTTCAGGCTTGTCGATTTAGAGGTCTTACCCATTCCGCATTTTAGAAATGCAAAGCGTAAAACCGTTGTTCAGCAAGGTGCCGGTATGGCAGTATTAAGGAGTAACATAAAAAGAGAAACTGCATCGGTTCTGTTTTTAAAATGGTTTACCGATATGCAAAAATATTCCGAGTTTGCAGTTTCTACAGGGTATCTTCCCGTAAAGAAAAAGGAGCTGGAAGTGGAGTCCGTAACGGCTGCATTTTGCAGTGACGGTATATGTATTTTGCCTATTGTACAGGATGCACTCAAGGTAAGTATAGATACAATGAAGTCTTTGGATCTTTATTTTCAACCTGCTTTTAAAAATTCCGATAAAGCAAGGCACATTCTTTCGGATTTGCTCCAAGAAAAAGCAAAAGAAGATAGGGCTAAGGTTGTTGAAAAGATTAAAGCCGGAAAAAGTAATGAAGATGCATTAAAAAATTTTATTGGAGATGCTTCATTTGAAGCATGGTTTACCAATTTGGAAAAAAAATTATTTGATTTAAAATAA
- a CDS encoding tol-pal system YbgF family protein codes for MVSEENKDLAQKINDFLVQYRKIVLGVLVCILAAVAVTIVWFVTVENSRKTSIIGVEKVIYELEEFKREDKAKNPSAEDPADQSEKQVSEAVKGAEDKAIEELKALGSKYSSSYAGFRANTAIAEIYFQRKMYEDALKFYELAAGAVKNTYAEGVASFNAAACADELGDKEKALSYYERASNVENFPLIPRAIFNTGRLYEALDKKEDAVHTYNRLLEKYPQNEWALLAKSRIIVITGSDNQ; via the coding sequence ATGGTTTCAGAGGAAAATAAAGATTTGGCACAAAAAATCAATGATTTTTTAGTCCAATACAGAAAAATAGTGCTTGGAGTTTTGGTTTGTATTCTGGCTGCAGTAGCAGTTACAATTGTTTGGTTTGTAACAGTCGAGAATTCCAGAAAAACTTCCATAATCGGCGTTGAAAAAGTTATTTATGAGCTTGAAGAGTTTAAAAGAGAAGATAAGGCTAAAAATCCTTCAGCTGAAGATCCTGCCGATCAGAGTGAGAAACAAGTTTCTGAGGCTGTCAAAGGAGCCGAAGACAAGGCCATTGAAGAATTAAAAGCTTTAGGAAGTAAATATTCTTCATCCTATGCCGGTTTTAGAGCCAATACTGCAATAGCCGAAATTTATTTTCAGCGAAAAATGTATGAAGATGCTTTAAAATTTTATGAACTTGCTGCCGGAGCCGTAAAAAACACCTATGCTGAAGGTGTTGCTTCATTTAATGCTGCCGCTTGTGCCGATGAGTTAGGTGATAAAGAAAAAGCTCTCTCTTACTACGAAAGAGCTTCAAATGTTGAAAACTTTCCCCTAATTCCCAGAGCTATATTTAATACGGGCCGCTTATACGAAGCTTTGGACAAAAAAGAAGATGCTGTACATACTTATAATAGACTTTTGGAAAAGTATCCTCAAAACGAATGGGCTCTTCTTGCAAAATCCCGAATAATCGTAATTACCGGAAGTGATAACCAATAA
- a CDS encoding sigma 54-interacting transcriptional regulator, translated as MSTVESIKRDKLNTLINTSLLINSNYSNLSILLEKIVESAMDVVEGDAASLLMLEPDGERLRFEIAIGPKGIEAKKIVLALDGIAGWVIKYNRSAIINDVLSDPRFDPTVQKVTGYKNRNMIAVPMRIKDECIGVIEVLNKRDEKDFDTDDLNVLELFATQTAIAYQNAKHYKKSREEIICLQDQLEQDRGYHTFIAKSKVMNEKLELCRNIAASDASVLILGESGVGKELIAEQLHLNSRRVNNPFIRVNCAALPEGLLESELFGHVRGAFTDAISDRKGRFELADKGTIFLDEIGDIPLTLQTKLLRVLQEMAFERVGSNKTLTVDTRIIAATNKDIEELVRQGKFRSDLYYRLNVLPIYIPPLRNRKEDIPELAHFFLKKFSKEVKKPFLGFSPDAEKLINAYSWPGNIRELENAVERACVLGKPPYIEEKDLLLKLESSSFEPEANCSDRDLKSAVNDFKKSFIVKILNEHKWNQTAAAEKLGIQRTYLSRLIKELEIKEI; from the coding sequence ATGAGCACGGTTGAGAGCATTAAAAGAGATAAGCTTAACACTCTTATAAACACAAGCTTGCTGATAAACTCAAACTATTCCAATTTGAGCATTCTGTTGGAAAAAATTGTAGAATCGGCAATGGATGTTGTGGAAGGGGATGCTGCATCTCTTTTGATGCTTGAGCCGGACGGTGAAAGACTTAGGTTTGAAATTGCAATAGGGCCTAAGGGGATTGAAGCAAAAAAAATAGTGCTTGCACTGGACGGTATTGCCGGTTGGGTTATAAAATATAACCGAAGTGCCATAATAAACGATGTGTTAAGCGATCCTCGTTTTGATCCTACCGTTCAGAAGGTTACAGGCTATAAAAACCGTAATATGATTGCGGTACCCATGCGTATTAAAGACGAGTGTATCGGGGTTATTGAAGTCTTAAACAAAAGAGACGAAAAGGATTTTGATACCGACGATTTGAATGTATTGGAACTTTTTGCTACTCAGACAGCCATAGCCTATCAAAACGCAAAGCATTATAAGAAATCCAGGGAAGAAATCATTTGCCTCCAAGACCAATTGGAACAAGATAGAGGCTATCATACATTTATCGCAAAAAGCAAGGTGATGAATGAAAAACTTGAACTTTGCCGGAATATAGCCGCTTCCGATGCTTCCGTACTCATATTGGGAGAGAGCGGTGTAGGGAAGGAGCTGATTGCCGAACAGCTTCATTTGAATTCGAGGCGTGTTAATAATCCATTTATCAGGGTGAATTGTGCGGCCTTACCCGAAGGCTTGCTTGAAAGCGAGCTTTTCGGCCATGTAAGAGGAGCCTTTACGGATGCAATTTCGGACAGGAAGGGCAGGTTTGAGCTCGCCGATAAGGGAACCATTTTTTTGGACGAAATAGGCGATATCCCTTTAACATTGCAGACAAAGCTTTTGCGGGTCTTGCAGGAAATGGCTTTTGAAAGGGTCGGCTCAAATAAAACCCTCACAGTTGACACCAGGATTATAGCGGCAACAAATAAGGACATAGAAGAGCTTGTAAGGCAGGGTAAATTCAGATCGGATCTTTATTACCGCCTAAATGTTTTGCCGATATATATTCCTCCCCTTAGAAACAGGAAGGAGGATATACCGGAGCTTGCTCATTTTTTCTTAAAAAAATTCAGCAAAGAAGTAAAAAAGCCGTTTTTGGGCTTTTCGCCCGATGCTGAAAAACTTATAAATGCTTATTCTTGGCCGGGAAATATTAGGGAACTTGAAAATGCCGTTGAGAGAGCCTGTGTTTTGGGTAAGCCGCCTTATATCGAGGAAAAGGATTTGCTTTTAAAACTTGAGTCCTCATCCTTTGAGCCTGAGGCTAATTGTTCGGATCGGGATTTAAAATCAGCCGTAAATGATTTTAAAAAATCTTTTATTGTCAAAATTCTAAATGAACATAAATGGAATCAAACAGCTGCTGCCGAAAAACTCGGAATACAGCGTACATATTTATCGAGATTGATAAAAGAGCTTGAAATTAAGGAGATATAA